TAAAGGAACGAGCCATAATGTCATTAACATACTCATAGCAATTAAGACTGCATGCGCTGGTGATAGAAAGATGTATACAGACATCGTTATCACGGCTGTCATTCCTATCACTATCGGTGGATAATACACGCGTAAATAAATATTTTGTAGTGCTTCCACCCTACTTACCATTCTTGAAATTAAGTCACTCGAATTAAACTTACGATATACATCTGGTATTACTTTAACAAGACCACGGAAAAATTGAACTCTGACGTTTCTCAACATGGTGAATGTCGTTCGATGAGAATATAGTCTTTCATAATATCTAGCAATAGCACGTAAAAAACCAAATAATTTAACAGAAACGACTAATACCATCAACGCATATAATGGTGCACCTAATGCGCTTTGTGTCACCATATAGCCACTTAAAAAGAACATCGCTAAGGCGACTAAACTTCCTATGATACCTATTATAATTGCAATCACTAAATCCTTATCTATTGTAAATCGTATTTGTGATTTCATGATTCGTCACCATTTTCTTCTTTATTCACTGAAATCAATTGATCATCTTTAATAATGTAGCCATCTTGAATATATAATCGACGGGTTGCCTTTCTAATTGTTGAGTCTCGATGGGCTATAATTAATTGAGTTGTTTCTTTAAAATAATCATCAAGCACACTCTGGATGACTTGTTCCGTTTCAATATCTAATCCTGAAGCTGGTTCATCAAGTACAACTAAATCTGGCTGCATAACAAGCAAGCGACATAATTCTATCCTTCTCATCTGTCCACCAGAGAATGTTTCTCCGCCATCACCTATCATCGTATGGATACCATTTCGTAATGACATTACTTTTTCTTTTAACTGTACTTTTTCTAATACATCAATGATTATTTCATCCTTAACATCACTAAACATCGCAATATTGTCTTTAATTGATGCAGTAAAAATATATGGATTCTGACTTAATATCCCCATACGCATATGTTGATATTTAAATGTCACTTCCCCTTCGGTTGGTATTAATGAACGTGTGATGATTTTAGATAATGTCGTTTTGCCAGCGCCACTTGGTCCAACTAAAGCGATATGTTCGCGTTCGTAAATATCTAAATGCGTAGATTCCAATGCAAATCCATGTCCCATTTCAGTATTATATTTAAATGAAACGTTGTTTAATCGAATAAACGGTATTTGACCTTCTTGATAGACAAAATCAGATGGCTTTTTCTTGGTCGGATGATCTAAAAATTCAAATACCACATCACTGGCACCTTCACTTTGTTTCCCAGTATGGAACGCTTGACCCAAATCTTTAATCGAATTATAAAATTCTGGCGCTAAAATAATGGCGATAGCCGCTGTTTTAAAATCTATCGTATGAAATACAACAAGACTTAATGCTGCTTCTAACGCAACAAGCCCTATACCTAACAAACTAATAAACTCTAGCATCAAACCCGATAAAAATGCGCTTTTTAATATTTTCATCGTCAAATCTCTAAATTGAGTGCTATCGTCATAGATGTGTTTTTCAGTACGCTTTGTACGATTAAATAACTTCAACGTAATTAAACCTTGCGTCAGATTAAGGAATCGTTGTCCAAATTGATTTAAGTAAGTCATTTGATCCTTAGATTCATCGCGTGTTTTCAAACCGAAAATGATATAAAACAATGGAATGAATGGTGCTGTTACCAACATAATTAGCGCTGTATTCAAATGAATCCAAAACATCGCAATGATAATTGCCATAGGAATCGTGATGGATTTAAATACTTGTGGTAGATAACTTTGATAAAATGGAGAAATTCCATCGATGGTTTCAGTAATGAGTGTCATCTGTTCACCCACTGGCCGTCCTGATTCTATATGAACCATACGTTGACGCAAGTTATGTTTAACATGACTTGAGAGATGATTACCTAATAATTGATTGATAAAGTTTAAGGTCGCGCGTAACATAAGCACGATTATAATCAATGTAAGAATAAAACTAAGCGATTGCTTCGTTTTAGATAACATAAGATTTAAGAATTCTGCTATTGCTACATTCTGTACGACAACAGCTACAGCTAACGTAACACATACTAAGAGCATTAAAATTGGATATCTTTTATATTTATATACTAGTTGCATTAATTTTTTCACAATTTAATCACCTAAATTTCGTTATAGACTCAATAATAAAGTCTAGTAGTTATATGCACAACGATAGTGCATTTGACAATATTATGACGTTTGATTTTCTCATACTTTGGTCTAGTGTTATTACTAACAGTAGCATGGGTTGAAATGAGTGTGCTATGATAATATGGTGAATTTATAGTAATCAAAAAACATTTATAAATGAAAGTAGGTACAATATGTTATTACTTGAATTGATCAAGGGTCTTATTTTAGGTATTGTGGAAGGCCTTACCGAATTTGCACCTGTTTCTTCTACAGGTCATATGATTCTTGTCGACGATATGTGGTTGAAATCCACAAAGTTCTTAGGTGAACAATCTGCATTTACTTTTAAAGTCGTGATTCAGTTAGGTTCAGTTTTCGCAGCAGCATGGGTGTTTAGAGAACGTTTCTTTGAATTATTACATATCGGTAAACATAAACCTGAACAACATGCTACAGCAGGACGCCGTTCTAAACCTCAACGTCTAAACTTATTACATGTATTAGTTGGTATGATTCCTGCAGGTATTTTAGGTTTCTTATTTGACGATGTCATAGAAAAATATTTATTCAGTGTTCCAACAGTTATGATTGGCCTTTTCCTAGGTGCTATTTATATGATTATCGCTGATAAATATTCTGAAAAAGTTACCAATCCTCAAACAGTGGATCAAATTAACTATTTCCAAGCATTTGTAATCGGTATTTCGCAAGCCATTGCAATGTGGCCAGGTTTTAGTCGTTCTGGGTCAACCATTTCCACAGGTGTTTTAATGAAAATGAATCACAAAGCAGCATCTGATTTTACATTTATTATGTCTGTTCCTATTATGCTTGCAGCAAGTGGTTTATCATTGTTAAAGCATTATGAATATATTCACTTAGCACATATACCATTCTATTTATTAGGATTCTTAGCAGCATTTATCGTAGGACTCATTGCTATCAAGACTTTCTTACACTTAATTAATAAAGTGAAATTAGTACCATTCGCCATTTATCGAATCATCTTAGTAGTTATTATTGCAATCCTATACTTTGGTTTCGGTATTGGTAAAGGAATTTAAAACAAACATTTAGTCATTAAGTGATTACACCGTCACTTAATGACTTTTTTGTGCCTATGTTGATCATAAATAATTTCATTTCATTAAAATTTAAAAATATTCTCCTATAATTTCACGCGATAATGTTAGCATCTCTAGTTTATTATCATGTATCATAGGGTATGGATAAAAATAGTAAAATTAATGGAGGCAACGAGTATGGACAAAAAGAAACTCATCAAAACAGCAATTAATGTGTTACCAATTATTATCGTTCCTTTAGTCGTAGAACGTAAAAAAATAAAAGAACATCCTGATGTAAAAAAAGCGACTGATGCAACATCAAGAGCTGCATCTAAAACAACATCTGCTATTTCTAATAAGTCATCTGACGTAAAAGCCTATGTTGGAGATAAGAAACAAGAATTTGATAATAAACGCGAATTGAAAAAAATCGCAAAAGAAAATGATCCTGCTTACATTGAGAAAAAAGGCGAAAAATTAGCTAAGCAAAACCGTAAAGAAGCTGAAAAAATGGATAAAAAGCTTCAAAAAAATATCGAAAAACGTCATAAAGAAGAAGACAAATTACGTGAAGACAACCAAAAGCAACGTATTAAAGATATGAAAAAAACTCAAAGATACGAAGAAAAAGTTGGCTTAACACCTGGTAAACTCGATGAAAAAACTGAGAAAAAAGGTGAAAAGTTAGAAAAAGAAAATCGCAAAGAAGCTAAGAAAATGGACAAAAAGCTTCAAAAAAATATTGAGAAGCGTCATAAAAAAGAAGATAAACTACGTGACGAAGCTGAAAAAGCTAGAAAAAAAGAATTCAAAAAATATAAAGATTATACAGCTAAAAGTGTTGTTAAACAAAACAAAGAAGCCGACCAAGAGGCTTAATCATTAATGACACATATTATTATTGACGGAGATGCTTGTCCTGTTGTTAATTCAGTCATAGAATTAACGCAAGAGACAGGCATTTTTGTTACAATTATACGTAGTTTTAGTCACTTCTCAACACAAATCGATCCTGAACATGTTCGAACTGTGTATGTCGATGATGGACCCGAATCTGTCGATTATAAAATTGTACAACTTGCTTCTTCAAAAGATATTGTGATTACTCAAGATTATGGATTAGCAAGTTTATTACTAAATAAAGTTAGATTTGTGATGCATCATAAAGGATTCTTGTTTAATGATGATAATATCCAACAATTATTGGATCAACGTTATATCAATGCTCAAATACGAAAGCAAGGTGGAAGACATAAAGGTCCTCCCCCTTTTACTAAGCAAGATAGACAACATTTCGAACATCAATTTAAATTACTAATACAAACTTGTTAAAGGAGGATTATAATGAAGAAAATTGCAGTTTATTGTGGTGCGAGTAAAGGTAACGATGATATATACGTTAAAGAAGCCTATGAATTAGGAAAATATATGGCTGAAAAAGGCTATGAATTGGTCTTTGGTGCTGGCTCTGTAGGCATTATGGGAGCAATTCAGGATGGTGTATTAGACCATGGTGGTAAAGCTATTGGTGTTATGCCAAAAATGCTTGATGAAAGAGAAATAACAAGTCAAAAAGTCAGTGAACTCATACTTGTAGATTCGATGCATGAACGTAAAAATAAAATGACAGAACTTGCAGATGCATTTGTTATGGCGCCTGGTGGTGCCGGTTCATTAGAAGAATTCTTTGAAATGTATAGTTGGGCACAAATCGGTATTCATCAAAAACCAATTGGCGTTTATAACATTAATGGTTTCTTCGAACCGTTACAATCCCTTATCGATCATATGATTGCAGAAGGTTTTATTGATGAAAAATATCGTGAATTAGCACCGCTATTTGATACTAAAGAAGCTTTGCTAGAAGGTTTACTTAACTATCAACCTTTAGGCGTTCGTACATATGATTAACCTCTTAACTATTAAAAGCCAGTAAATGCATTAATTAAATTGTATTTACTGACTTTTTAGTTTGATAATTCTACTTAATTATATTGATAATTCATCGATGGTTACACACGGATCATGATTAGCAAAAACACCTAGACAGTGTCTATCTTTTTCAATATTTTGTACCCATTGTAGTGAACGCTTTTCTTGTTTTTTACTACTTAAAATGCCAGGCAATCTAAGTTCCCTCCAATTTCCTGGGTAATATCCTACATCTGAAGCTAATAAAATATAATCATCATTTCGCAATGATTTAATTATGAAACTCGTTAATCCTACTGAATGCCCAGGTGTATGCACTAATGTAATAGCACCGTCATTAAATAAATCAAATGATTTATTTTGGGGACCAATATGTGTTGCCTTGAAATGGAATGGTCGCAAAGATGTCCCTTGCCATAAAGCTGTATTATATCTAAGTGAATGCTTTTGATTGGCTTTTTGATACTCTTCATTACTAACTATCATTGCCTTTGCTTCTTTTAATAATTGAAGTCCTCCAGCATGATCTCCATCTAAATGGCTTAAGATAACATATTCAATATCTGACACATTAAATCCTAATTCTTTAATTTGGTCATCTATCAATTCTCCTACTTTCACATTCGGTATTGCCACTTTGTTCTTTCTAACTAAACCTGGTAATGGTGTTACTTTACCTTCAGTTTCTTTGCCCATCCCTGTATCTATCAGAACAAGTCCTTTAGGGTGTTCGATTAAATAACAGCTTACTGGAACTTCTACACGATAATTAATAGATCGAAATAAGCCTGTAAATGCAATAGGATTTCTAGAATCACCTTGACCTGTTAACGTTTCATCAACCAACACAGACCCTGTTCTGATAAAGTGTACTTTAATTTGGTTGATATTATTGTTCTGTACGATGATTATCATTCCAATCTACAAGTTTATGTTTAAAATATTCATCTTCTAATAATTCCACTAGAGATAATTCGTCTAATTTTTCGTTAAACGCTTGAATTGCGTCATTAAGCTGTTGTTTCACTTTTATCTCACTATCTTTAATATGTTGGTCATTAAAAAATATCCTTCTTGATAAGTGAGAAATTTCAAATTCAATGACATCTCCATTACTTATAGCCTCTATAACATCTTTTAAAGTAATATCTTCAATTGATTGATTAAGTTGAAATCCACCATCTTTACTAGCATTTGAAGTGATTAAATTGGCAACAACTAATTTTCTCAAAATCTTCTTCAATGAAGAATCTGACACTTCCAATTTTTCACTTAACGTTTGACTCTTAACAGCACCTTGATTTTCTTGAGTTGCCAAAATAAGTAACACATAAATACCTTGTTCAAAATGTTTACTTATTTTCATGTAATTCCCCCTATTTCATAAGTTGTTTTAACAATGCTAGTGATACATCAGTCACATGTACAGGTTTCATATTTTTAATTATTTTACCTAAAATTTTAAATAACGGTATTAATTTACCAAGTGTATCCTGTCTTTCATCCCCATAAATTATTGTAGGATTTACAACACTAACATTCTTTTTGGTTTCTTTTAATTTTGAGATAATATCTTTTTTAATATTAATGAAAGCTTTAGGTCCTAATGATGCTCCTAAAAAACCAATGTTCTCCGCATGTAAATCATCGGCAAGTTGTATTGTTACTTCTGCTGGTACTAAGTTCAATGCAATTAGTTTTTGTTCATTTTTTTGTGGTCCACCAATCAAATCAACTACATAGTCTACTTGATTAGGTAACTGTGATTTAATTTGCTCAACATGTTGTATATCACCTTTAATATTATGCACATTTTTATGAGAAATAACATTATTTCCACTTCTAGATACAACATATATTTCTATGTCTTGATCTCTTTTTAACCATTGTCTTGTAAGTTCCCTACCAACTAATCCATTACCACCTATAATAATTGCTTTCATCACTTAATCCTTCTTTCTGTTTCGTAGAATTTTAATATCTATGGATATTTTATATCTAAAGACCAGTGATTGCAATCCTTTTGCTTAACTAAATATTCATTTTTACATTTTTCCAACTAAAAAGCGCCAAGAAATAAATGTTTGTCATATATTTCTTGGCGTTTTGTTTTAAATTTTTATAAATCAATCTCATATCTCACATGTCTTTTTAAAGGATGATATTTACTTAGATTAGGAAATTCAAAATGATCTAGGAACGTCATCCCAATTTTTTCCATTACTTTTCTTGAGGGTAAATTTGTTTCAGCGGTGAAACTATAAACTTTAGTTATACCTTTTTCTTTAGCAAATCGGAGCACCGCTTCGGCCCCCTCTGTCGCAATACCATTTCCCCAAACTTCAGGTATCAGGCGCCAACCTATTTCATATAGTGGTAGTTCTTTAAATGGATACTCACTATCCTCTGGAATGTAATTTAATCCTATAAATCCAAGCCATTCATTCGTTTCTTTAAGTTCCACGGAAAATAAACCGATACCATAATCTTTTATTATTTGGTCCATCTTCTTCATATCAAGTTCTGATCGACGATAACTTAATAAACTTGGAAAATATCTTCGTACTTGTGGATTGGCATTCATCTTTTGAAATGGTAGTAAATCACTGTCTTCCCAATCTCGTAACTTTAAACGCTCCGTCTCAATATAAACAACCATTTTTTAACACTCCATTACTCCATAAATACATCTTCACTTATATTTTAGTATAAAATTAACGCGCTATGAAACGTTTATGATTCATATCGCGCTATTGTTTAGATTGTATATTCTAATTATTAACTTTTAGTAATATAACTAATTAATTCAATATTGACAGGAATTTCTTTCAAATGATCACGTTGATTCTTAGGCGCAGTGAACGTTGCATCGATAAAATCATTCTGATGATTCAAACGATATGTTGCTACAAATGTATCTGTCTCAGATTCAAAGTTTGGTAAATGTGCAATCACACGTTTAATTTCTCCTGTTGAATCAATTAACTGTCTACCTGTAATGTTTTCTAATTCTCTACCTAATTCAGGTAATGTTAATGCTTTACCTTCTAAAATGCTAAAGTCTTGTTCATGCATGGCGTTTCTCTCCTCTTTACATCATTGTTCAAAATGATAAATTTTATATTAATAACATTGGTTTATTCTTTAGTATATACATTTATCAACTAAAATACCCTATTTTTTTATTAATCAAACCTGATAATATCGCCCAATAATATGATAGTAACTACATCATATCATACTCTATTGTGTTGAAGATGATTGCTTTTGGTTAGTTTGATTTGTATTAGCCTTATTACTGCCATTCTGTTGAGATGTTTGGTTCGTTTGCTTTTGGTTATTCTTTGACTGAGTTGGTGTGGATGACTGGTTTTGAGTTTGTTTACTAGCATCTTTTCCTTCAGTTGATTGTTGATCATTCTTTTGTGAGCTTGACTTAGATGCATCATTATCCTCTTGGCTTTGGTTACCACTATCTTCATCACTTGAATCTGCACTACTTGCTGCACTTGAGGCACTATTATCTACTTCTTTTTGTAATTTATCCTGTTGATCTTTTAAATCCTCTTTTTGCTTTTTTAATTTTTTCTTTTGTGCTTTCAATGATTTATTTTCTTTTTCCAGTTTGTCTACACTCTTTTCTAAAGAAGCTTTTTCCTCACTTTTACCACATGCAGACAACGTCAATGTTGCAGATAAAAACAATATAATCCACTTTTTCATGTTAAACTCCTTTAAAAACAGTTATAAATATAATTCATTTTATCATGAAATATTAAATTATTCATTTTTCTACATTAAATCTTTTCGCATCCTAATATGACTATCATCATAACCTAATTGATGATTCAAATTAAGCATCGCTTTATTTTTAATATGGATTGTACTCTGAATCGACTCTGCGCCTATGTCTTTGGCCCATTGTTCTATTGCCATTTTAAGCTGTTTGGCGAGTCCTTGACGACGAAAATGTGGGTATACATATAATAATTCAATGATTACAGTTTTAGTTTGTAACTCATAGTGACCCCATACAAAGCCTTTTAACTCCTGATTATTCTCAAGAAGTAAGATAGTATCATTTGTATGACGCAATCTTGCATTAATCATTTCATATCGTAATGCGATAGATGTCTGAGTAACTTTGTAATTGAATTCTTGATTTTCCAATAAATGTTCATGTATGGTTGCTACTTCATTAATAATTGCTTGATTACTTAATGTTAACTTTCTCATATTTAACTCCTACACTTGATATGATAATCACCCGATTTCTATGGTATGATTAAGCGTAATATAATACTGACATACCCTTGCATATCTGTGAATTAACACATATATTGGTATTAACTATCCAATAATGACGCATAATATCCGTAAAATATATTTACGCAATAGTTAGAATGTGTGCATTAGTTATATTTGTGATTTAAAAAAGTAGTATATTGCTCACATTATTGAGAGAAATCTCTCTTTTTTCATACTACTTAAACTATTTTAAAGGAGCGCTTAAGCACTCATGAAGTCTACTGCTCAATTAGCTAAAGAAAATAATGTAAAATCATTACGTTTAAATAATACAGATAGAGAAATATTTGAAAACTATATGACCTATATTCGGTCTGATTTAAGTGTGAATCCTCATGATTCAGAAGTTATGTTGAATCGTATATTAAAACATTTAATTAGCGCTGAAGATAAAGGTATGTTGGCTATGGAATTCTTTAACCACAATCCTAAAATGCACGCTAAAAAACAATTAAAAGAGCTCCCAAATGAAACAGTAAAGAATATATTTAAATATATCTATCAGCATTTTGTATTATTAATAGGCATCTTTTGTTTTTTAAAAGGATTTATCGGATTCTTTATTGGTGGAGATAGTAACTATCTTTACCTATACACATTTCCAATCACTGTCATTATTGGCTTATTTATTATCTTCTTGTTTATTTGGATGATATTTAAAACGATTCAGTTGCAGTGCTTTAATAATTCAAATTGGGTCTGGCTCTTAACCTATGCAGTGATTGCACTGTTAATCGTTGCGTTGTTTTACGTCTTTTTCATACCACAATCTTTTCTAGCATTCGGTCCTTATATTAATGTAAGTAATTGGTCATTTATAATAATTTCTATCATTATTACTCCGATTTCATTTTATATTGATCATCATTATTTCAATAAAGATGCAAATACAATTATGTGATAATATTGATTTTCTCATCATGAAAGTTAATTAAATATTTTTTAAGTCCAATAAAAACTTGATAAAACAGCACATAAATAAGGCCCTAAATGACATTCAACATTCATTTAGGGCTTTATCGATTTTATATTCGTGTCTAATTAAGTAAAAAGATGTCTAGCATAAACCAAATAACCATAATAATCATAATGATAGCTTGTGCAATCGTGCTTGCTAAAAATGCAACAATAGAAGCACAACCCACTTTAATGGCTTGTTTAAAATCATAACCTTGTATTAATTCGATTACTAGAACAAGTATGAAAGGTATAACGACAATTCCAAATGGAGGTAATACAAAACACCCTATAATCACACCTAGAATCGCACCATACTCTCCGAATTTAGAGCCACCATATTTTCCTACAAAATATTTATTCATAAGAAAATCAGCTAAAAAGATTAATAATGTTAAAACAATCATTGATATATAAAATATCCAAGATAATTTCCCATCTTGAAATCCAAATTGATAAATTAGAAATCCTATCCACATCACTAAAACGGAAGGAATCACAGGTTTAACTAATCCTATAAATGCTAATATGAACATCAATATAATTAAGCACCATAATATCACTGTCATTTTAAACTACTCCACATCTAATTTTGTAATTTTTTGATCTTTGGTTAAGAAAATTAATACAATTCCTAAGAATAGTGAGCACGCTGAAACATAGAATACATTTTCCAAACCAACCCATCCACTCATCATACCACCTAATAAATTACCACATAGTTGACCAATCACCATTGCATTAGCAAATAATGTTGATGCATAACCTGGGAAATCAGGTAGTATATCTTGAAAATAACTAATACCTATACCTAATAGTATGGCTAAGAAAAACGCTAAAAATAATTGACCAAGTAACATCATATAAAAATTTTTAAATAAGCTAATACTAAAGTAAAATGCTCCTCCAAATATACCGCCGTATATAAGTAATGTTCGTGTTGGTAATTTCCTAGATAAGATACCTAAAATCACCATAAATGGTACTTCTAATCCAGCACATAAACTTGCCAAATAGCCCACATGCCCTTCCTTTTCATGAAGGTAATCTGTAACAAATAATGGCATATTCATTGTGTACATCCATTGTCCAATATGTAATAAAATAAACGCTAAAAACGGTATGAGTAATGTCTTATCTTTAAACATATTTGGCGCTACCTTTTCAACGTGTTGTTGTTGGGAAATGGGTTGCTTAACATTTAAATTTTTATAGAAGAAGACTTGCAATAACAGTGTAAATAAAATAATAGAAACCGTACCACCAAATAATCCCGAATAACCATTCAGTTCAATCAATTGCGAACCGATAAATGGCCTAAATAAAAATCCTAGCGAGAACATTGATCTTAGTACTGTATTAGCAAATTTGGCGTTTTCACGTGAACTTGAAACATTAATTGATTCCCTAGCGGATGCATAAAGTTGAGGCATTGCAGGTGCAAACAAACCTTGAAAAAGTGCGTAAAGAATAATAAATAATAGAATGTCTTTCACAAAAAAGTAAATAGAAAAACTAATCGCACCCATAAACAATGCCGTTATAATTAAGAACTTTCTATTAATATTATGTGTGTCAGAGAATCTAGCAATAATCGAATTAACTGTGAATTGACTGATAGCTGCTAAAGCTAATAATAGGCCATATTGTTTCGTCGTCATGCCTAAATCTTTCGTTGCAAATAAAACAAGGTAGGGTACCGTTACTGCAATACCCATACCTAATAGCAACATATTCACAACAAATAACTTGTAGTTTTTGATATATAACAATTCTTTAAACATAAGAATAACCTCTATTCATTAAGCTAATCTGTCTACTGTATCTAACGAATAAAATTCAACATTAAATTAACAAACGAGTCTACTTGAGGTAGTTGTAACATACTTTGATCGTAACTCATATAAGTTGAACGAATCAGTGGATCATTATCGATAGTCACTTTTTCAAATTCAAACATATTCTTATCAATGTTTTTCATCATAATTTCGGGTAAAATCGTTACACCTACACCACTAATCAACATTTCTTTACACGTAACAACTTGATCAACAGTAATCGTCGCATGATAATCTTGTTCCAAATTATCATTATACCATTGCTTAATTTGATTAATGTAAATAGGGTCAGCTTGGAATTCAATAAATGGTAGTTTTGTAACTTCATCACGTCTATCTTTAGGATAGATAAAATAGTGGTCGTCATTAAACAAATGCGTGTTAGATAAATTCAT
The DNA window shown above is from Staphylococcus sp. M0911 and carries:
- a CDS encoding ABC transporter ATP-binding protein/permease; translation: MKKLMQLVYKYKRYPILMLLVCVTLAVAVVVQNVAIAEFLNLMLSKTKQSLSFILTLIIIVLMLRATLNFINQLLGNHLSSHVKHNLRQRMVHIESGRPVGEQMTLITETIDGISPFYQSYLPQVFKSITIPMAIIIAMFWIHLNTALIMLVTAPFIPLFYIIFGLKTRDESKDQMTYLNQFGQRFLNLTQGLITLKLFNRTKRTEKHIYDDSTQFRDLTMKILKSAFLSGLMLEFISLLGIGLVALEAALSLVVFHTIDFKTAAIAIILAPEFYNSIKDLGQAFHTGKQSEGASDVVFEFLDHPTKKKPSDFVYQEGQIPFIRLNNVSFKYNTEMGHGFALESTHLDIYEREHIALVGPSGAGKTTLSKIITRSLIPTEGEVTFKYQHMRMGILSQNPYIFTASIKDNIAMFSDVKDEIIIDVLEKVQLKEKVMSLRNGIHTMIGDGGETFSGGQMRRIELCRLLVMQPDLVVLDEPASGLDIETEQVIQSVLDDYFKETTQLIIAHRDSTIRKATRRLYIQDGYIIKDDQLISVNKEENGDES
- a CDS encoding undecaprenyl-diphosphate phosphatase; this encodes MLLLELIKGLILGIVEGLTEFAPVSSTGHMILVDDMWLKSTKFLGEQSAFTFKVVIQLGSVFAAAWVFRERFFELLHIGKHKPEQHATAGRRSKPQRLNLLHVLVGMIPAGILGFLFDDVIEKYLFSVPTVMIGLFLGAIYMIIADKYSEKVTNPQTVDQINYFQAFVIGISQAIAMWPGFSRSGSTISTGVLMKMNHKAASDFTFIMSVPIMLAASGLSLLKHYEYIHLAHIPFYLLGFLAAFIVGLIAIKTFLHLINKVKLVPFAIYRIILVVIIAILYFGFGIGKGI
- a CDS encoding YaiI/YqxD family protein, with amino-acid sequence MTHIIIDGDACPVVNSVIELTQETGIFVTIIRSFSHFSTQIDPEHVRTVYVDDGPESVDYKIVQLASSKDIVITQDYGLASLLLNKVRFVMHHKGFLFNDDNIQQLLDQRYINAQIRKQGGRHKGPPPFTKQDRQHFEHQFKLLIQTC
- a CDS encoding TIGR00730 family Rossman fold protein, giving the protein MKKIAVYCGASKGNDDIYVKEAYELGKYMAEKGYELVFGAGSVGIMGAIQDGVLDHGGKAIGVMPKMLDEREITSQKVSELILVDSMHERKNKMTELADAFVMAPGGAGSLEEFFEMYSWAQIGIHQKPIGVYNINGFFEPLQSLIDHMIAEGFIDEKYRELAPLFDTKEALLEGLLNYQPLGVRTYD
- a CDS encoding N-acyl homoserine lactonase family protein, which codes for MIIIVQNNNINQIKVHFIRTGSVLVDETLTGQGDSRNPIAFTGLFRSINYRVEVPVSCYLIEHPKGLVLIDTGMGKETEGKVTPLPGLVRKNKVAIPNVKVGELIDDQIKELGFNVSDIEYVILSHLDGDHAGGLQLLKEAKAMIVSNEEYQKANQKHSLRYNTALWQGTSLRPFHFKATHIGPQNKSFDLFNDGAITLVHTPGHSVGLTSFIIKSLRNDDYILLASDVGYYPGNWRELRLPGILSSKKQEKRSLQWVQNIEKDRHCLGVFANHDPCVTIDELSI
- a CDS encoding Rrf2 family transcriptional regulator: MKISKHFEQGIYVLLILATQENQGAVKSQTLSEKLEVSDSSLKKILRKLVVANLITSNASKDGGFQLNQSIEDITLKDVIEAISNGDVIEFEISHLSRRIFFNDQHIKDSEIKVKQQLNDAIQAFNEKLDELSLVELLEDEYFKHKLVDWNDNHRTEQ
- a CDS encoding NAD-dependent epimerase/dehydratase family protein, producing MKAIIIGGNGLVGRELTRQWLKRDQDIEIYVVSRSGNNVISHKNVHNIKGDIQHVEQIKSQLPNQVDYVVDLIGGPQKNEQKLIALNLVPAEVTIQLADDLHAENIGFLGASLGPKAFINIKKDIISKLKETKKNVSVVNPTIIYGDERQDTLGKLIPLFKILGKIIKNMKPVHVTDVSLALLKQLMK
- a CDS encoding GNAT family N-acetyltransferase — protein: MVVYIETERLKLRDWEDSDLLPFQKMNANPQVRRYFPSLLSYRRSELDMKKMDQIIKDYGIGLFSVELKETNEWLGFIGLNYIPEDSEYPFKELPLYEIGWRLIPEVWGNGIATEGAEAVLRFAKEKGITKVYSFTAETNLPSRKVMEKIGMTFLDHFEFPNLSKYHPLKRHVRYEIDL
- a CDS encoding GNAT family N-acetyltransferase; this translates as MRKLTLSNQAIINEVATIHEHLLENQEFNYKVTQTSIALRYEMINARLRHTNDTILLLENNQELKGFVWGHYELQTKTVIIELLYVYPHFRRQGLAKQLKMAIEQWAKDIGAESIQSTIHIKNKAMLNLNHQLGYDDSHIRMRKDLM
- a CDS encoding DUF1129 family protein — protein: MKSTAQLAKENNVKSLRLNNTDREIFENYMTYIRSDLSVNPHDSEVMLNRILKHLISAEDKGMLAMEFFNHNPKMHAKKQLKELPNETVKNIFKYIYQHFVLLIGIFCFLKGFIGFFIGGDSNYLYLYTFPITVIIGLFIIFLFIWMIFKTIQLQCFNNSNWVWLLTYAVIALLIVALFYVFFIPQSFLAFGPYINVSNWSFIIISIIITPISFYIDHHYFNKDANTIM
- a CDS encoding DUF456 domain-containing protein yields the protein MTVILWCLIILMFILAFIGLVKPVIPSVLVMWIGFLIYQFGFQDGKLSWIFYISMIVLTLLIFLADFLMNKYFVGKYGGSKFGEYGAILGVIIGCFVLPPFGIVVIPFILVLVIELIQGYDFKQAIKVGCASIVAFLASTIAQAIIMIIMVIWFMLDIFLLN